From the genome of Pseudoxanthomonas sp.:
GAGCGCTGAAATCTGCTGCTTGGCTAGCGCTCCGGTAACGGGTGCTGGTCTAGGCTATCGGCCCGGCGTTGCCGGGCCTTTCTTCATCTGGTGTCGCACATGGGTCTGGAAATCGAACGCAAATTCCTGCTGGCCAACGAGGCCTGGCGCGCAGCGGCGCACCGGGCCATCCCGATGGCGCAGGGCTACCTCAACGATCTGTCCGTGGTGGCCGGCGGGGCGCAGAAGGCCTCGGTGCGGGTGCGGATCGAAGGTGACACCGCCGCGCTGAACCTGAAATCCCGCGAGACCGGCCACACCCGCCAGGAATTCGAATACCCGATCCCTGTGGCTGATGCACAGGCCCTGCTCAAGCTGTGCGTGGGTGGGCTGGTCGAAAAGACCCGCCACCTGGTCACCGTCGGCGAACATCTGTGGGAAATCGACGAATTCGCCGGTGAAAACGCCGGGCTGGTGGTGGCCGAGATCGAGCTGGGCCACGCCGACGAGGCCTTCGAGCGCCCGGCCTGGCTGGGCCGGCAGGTGACCGACAGCCTGCGCTATTACAATCTCGCCCTGGCCGATCGTCCGTACTCGCAGTGGAGCGAGGACGAACGCCGCGCCGCAGACGTCGCCTAAGAGGATTGCTTTGACATGCTTGTGATCGGCATCGCCGGCACCAAACTGGCCGCCAACGAACGCCACTGGCTGCAGCACGATGCCGTGGCCGGGGTGATCCTGTTCGCACGCAATTTCGCATCGCGCCAGCAGGTGACCCAGCTGGCTGCTTCGATCCGCGAAGCCGCGCCGCGCCCGCTGCTGGTCTGCGTGGACCAGGAAGGCGGCCGCGTGCAGCGCTTCCGCGATGGCTACGCCGCATTGCCGCCGCTGGAAACCTTCGGCGCCCAGTACGCCACCGATCCGAAAGGTGCGCTGGAGCAGGCCCATGACCACGCCTGGCTGATGGCCAGCGAAGTGCGCGCCAGCGGCGTGGACCTGAGTTTCGCGCCGGTGGTGGACCTGGGCCGTGGCAACAAGGCGATCGGCAACCGCGCCTTCCATGCCGATCCGCAGGTCGTGGCCGCGTTCACCCGCGCCTATGTGCGCGGCATGCACGACGCCGACATGGCCGCCACGCTCAAGCACTTCCCCGGGCACGGCACGGTGCTGGAAGACACGCATTTCGACGATGCAACCGATCCGCGTCCGCTGGCCACGTTGCAGGCCGAAGACCTGGTGCCGTTTGCCGCGGGCATCGATGCCGGCGCCGACGCCGTGATGCTGGCGCACGTGGTGTATCCGGCCGTGGCGCCGGAGCCGGCGGGCTATTCGCCGCGCTGGATCAACCTGCTGCGCCAGGACATGGGATTCCGTGGCGTGGTGTTCTCCGACGACATCTCCATGGCGGCCGCCCATTCGGCCGGCGGCGTCGCCCAGCGCGTGGCATTGCACCTGGATGCCGGTTGCGATGTCGTGCTGGCCTGTCACCCTGAAGTCGTCGAGGACGCCCTGCGCGCCGTCGAAGGCCGCAGTCTCAATACCGCCGCGCTGATCGGACTGATCGGCCGCGGCCCACGCGCGTGGGAAGGCCTGCTGGCCGACACGCGTTACGAACCGGCGCTCGCGCGCCTGCCATCCTCCAAGGGAACCGCCTGATGTCTGATACCGCCCCCACCATCCGCCAGGCCCTGGCCAACGCCGACCTGCTGGTGGACCGTCCCACGCTGGATGCCGCCATCGCCGCCATGGCTGACGCTATCGCCGCCGACTACGCCGGCGAAGTGCCGATGTTCCTGACCATCATGCATGGTGGCCTGCAGTTCGCCGGCCAGCTGTCGCTCGAGCTGGGCGCGCGCAACCAGGACCTGCAGTTCGATTACCTGCACGCCACCCGCTACCGCGGCGAGACCGAAGGCGGCGAGCTGGTCTGGAAGCATCGCCCCGCCACCGCGCTGTACGGCCGCCGCGTGCTGCTGGTGGACGACATCCTGGACGAAGGCCACACCCTGATGAACGTGCGTGCCTGGTGCCTGGAGCAGGGCGCGACCGACGTGCGCATCGCCGCGATGACGGTCAAGCAGCATGATCGCTGCGTGCAGGGCATCAAGGCCGACTACGTGGGCGTGACCGTGCCGGACCGCTACGTGTTCGGCTTCGGCATGGACGTGCACGAGTTGCTGCGCAACCTGCCTGCGATCTACGCCATGAAGGAGGACGCGTGAGCCAGCACATCGACCTGGCGATCATCGGCGGCACCGGCGTCTACAAGCTGGCCACGCTGGATGACGTTGACACCCGCCATGTCGAGACGCCCTACGGTGCGCCGTCCGGCCCGGTCCGGGTCGGCACCGTGCTGGGCAAGCGCGTGGCCTTTCTGGCCCGGCATGGCGAAGGCCATTCGCTGCCGCCGCACAAGGTGAACTACCGCGCCAACCTGGCCGCGCTGAAGAGCCTGGGCGCGACCCGCGTGCTGGCGCTGAACACCGTCGGTGGCATCACCGAGCGCTTCGGCCCGCGCGTGCTGGCCTGCCCGGACCAGCTGATCGACTACACCTGGGGACGGATCTCGACCCTGTGCGAGGAGGGCGGCGACGTCCTGCACGTGGACTTCGGCGACCCGTACACGCCAATGCTGCGCCACAAGATCCTGGCCGCCGCGCGCGTCACCGGGGTCAAGGTGGTCGATGGTGGCTGCTATGGCGCCACCCAGGGCCCGCGCCTGGAAACCAAGGCTGAAATCGCCCGCCTGCGCCGCGACGGCTGCGACCTGGTCGGCATGACCGGCATGCCCGAAGCTGGGCTGGCACGCGAGTTGGGGCTGGACTATGCCTGCCTGGCGATCATCGCCAACTGGGCGGCCGGCTGCGGCACCGGCGAGGAGATCACCATGGCCGAAGTGCTGGCCAATGTGGACGCTGCATCGGCCGGCATGGCCGAGCTGGTGGGGGAATTGGCACGCGGGTGATTGTCAACGCGCCCGGGTCTTTGCATACTCGGCCTGGTACGGCTACCCAGCCGTGCCACCACCACCGATCCATTCTGGGGAAACAAAGAGCTATGCCGTACGGTACCGTCAAGTGGTTCAACGATGCGAAGGGCTTCGGATTCATCGCGCCGGAAGATGGCAGCGCCGATGTCTTTGCACATCACACCGCCATCAACGCCAAGGGCTTCCGCACCCTGCTGGAAGGCCAGCGCGTCAGCTATGAAGTGACACAGGGCCCGAAGGGCGCCCAGGCATCGAACATCGCGCCGGTCACTGAATAACTAAAGTCACAAAGATTTCCTTGAACCCCGCTTCGGCGGGGTTTTTTGTTGGTGGGGTGGTGAAGATCGCGCTTCAGGCCCGCGTCCTGATGGCGATGACGGTCGTCGATTGGCTGCTGCGCCTGTGTATGCAGGTTGCCGGAGCATAAAGCCGTTGTGCCGGCGCGGGATCGGAGACGCCATTAGCGACCCGGATTCAAGGTGTCGAATGTTGATCATTTTTGTCATGTGTCAGCGCATGTCGTTGAGCGCCAGCGACATTGGATCGCTAATTTCCCGTTAAGCCTGTGGTGGGAAAGCGTTAAGCCACCGGCGACATCACTGTGTGCCCGGGTGCAACGCCCGGAGTGCAATCAACGATCTTGGGGATACGCGATCAATGAAGAAGAAAGACAACATCCGTCGGAAGATGCTCTGCAAAGCAGTCATTTCGGTTCTGTTGAGTGGCTCCGTGGTACCTGTCACGCTGTATGCGCAGTCGACCACGGGCTCGGTCTATGGTTCGGTGACGGCTGCGCAGGGTGACAACATTCTGATCCAGGGTGCTGGCGTCAATCGCGTGGTTTCCATTGATGCCAGCGGCCGCTACAGCATGGGTTCGCTGCCGGTTGGTACGTACAAGCTGACCCTGCGCAAGGGTGACCAGATCGTTAGTACCCGATCGGATGTGGAGCTGCGCGTCAATACCGGTACCGAGGTGAGCTTTGGCGATGCGGCAGAGCTGGGAACCGTGACCGTCCACGGCACGCGTTCGGCGGCGCTGGATATGAGCAGCGTAAGTAGTAGCTCGGTGGTCACCGCGAGGGAGTTGGCGATTCTGCCGGTCGGTCGCAGTGCCGAAGCGATCGCCCTGCTGGCACCGGGCGCAATCCAGTCTGCAGGTGTGTTCACTGGTCCCACGGGTACCTCGCTGGTCTCCCTGGGTGGTGCGTCCGTCACCGAGAATGCTTACTACATCAATGGGTTGAATACGACTGATCCCATCAGCGGTTTCGGTGGTATTACCCTGCCGTATGGCGCCATCGACCAGCAGGAAGTCCTGACCGGCGGCTACGGTGCCCAATACGGCCGCGCCGACGGTGGCGTGATCAGCCAGGTCGGTAAACGCGGTACAGACGAGTGGCACTACGGCTTCAGTGCCGAATGGACGCCGGCTTCCCTGCGCAGCGATCAGACCGATATCTATTACCCGAACAATGGCCGCACCACCGATGGCAAGATCTATCAGCGCCGTTCGGGAAGCAGCAATTATCAGACTCGCTACAGCGCCTATGCGGGTGGTCCGCTGATCGCAGATCGCTTGTACTTCTTTGGCGCCATCGAAGGCGCACGGCAGGCAGGCAACAGCGTCGCTTCGACCAGTTACGGATACAACACCGAATACGCCTACACGGATCCGAAGGCTTATGTGAAGCTCGATTGGCACATCAACGACAACAATCTTCTTGAGTTCACTGGCATCAAGAACAAGCATCAGTACAGCGGTATCCAGTACGATTATGATTCCACGACCGGGACGACGGGGGATTTCCTGGCCTACGACACACACACCAAGGTCAACGCGACCGACTGGGTGTCAAAGTGGACCAGCTACCTGACTGATGATTTGACCTTTACTGCTCAGTACGGTCGCCAGCGTGTCAACTATGCGTCGGTGACACCGGGCCTGGATAACTCGCTGACCTACGTCTCGAACATTACCAATCAGAATCTTGCACTGACCCCGGACGGTGAGTACGTCAGTTCGGCACAGACCTCCGCGTACGCCGACAACACCAGCAAGGTGGCGGGCGTCAAGGATCTGCGCCTTGAGTTGAACTGGAAGCTTGGCAACCACGACATCACCGTCGGTATCGACAACCACGACACCTACGACTACAACGATGGCGATACCTACAGTGGCAGCGGCTACATCTGGTCGTATGGCTACGACACGTCAGGTGCCTATCTGGTGGGTGATGACAGCAGCTCGACGGTATGGGTGGATCCGGTACCGGCAAGCGCCAATGGCTATTACGTAAGCAAGGTCACCTACAGCACCAGTGCCTCGGTCGAGGTGAGGCAGCGCGCGCAGTACATCCAGGACAATTGGCAGTTCACCGACAACCTGCTGCTGAGCCTGGGCCTGCGCAATGACCAGTTCACTAACTACAACAGCGACGGGCAGGCATATGTCCGCCTGACCACGCCACAGTGGGCGCCGCGCCTGGGCTTCAGCTGGGACGTCAAGGGTGACCAGTCCATGCGCATCTACGGTAATGCCGGTCGCTACTACCTGGCCATGCCCACCAGTGTTGCGTTGCGCGGCGCGTCTGGCTCGCTGTACACCACCGAATACTTCACCTACACGGGCATTGACTCCAACGGCATTCCGACTGGTCTGACGGCTATCGATTCAAGTACGGGTGGTGCGGTTTCGGCCAACAATGAGTACGGTCAGGCCCCGGATGCGGCGACGGTGGCTGCTTCCAGCCTGGAAGCGCAATACCAGGACGAGTACATGTTGGGCTTTGGCAGCAAGCTGGGTGACACCAGCTGGGTCTATGGTGCCAAGGCCACCTATCGCCAGCTGAAGAACGCGATCGAAGACACCTGCGACATGACCACCCTGAGTGCGGTGGCCACCGAGAAGCTGGGCTATGACGTCGACCTGGCCGCGGACGGCTACGGTTGCCTGCTGTTCAACCCGGGCAAGACCAACACTTTCCGCGTCGCCAACAGTTCGGGTGGTTACGACAGTTTCACCGTGACCAGCGACGAATTGGGCATGGGCAAGGCCAAGCGCAACTACAAGGCGCTGGAGTTGTTCCTTGAGCGTCCGTTCGACGGCAAGTGGTATGCCAAGGTCGACTATGTGTGGTCCAAGTTGCAGGGCAACACCGAGGGTCAGGTCAACAGCAACACCGGGCAGGACGACGTCAGCATGACGGTCGATTTTGACTACGCACGCCTGATGGAGTACTCCAATGGTTATCTGGCGAATGATCGTCGTCACACCCTGAAGGCATACGGTTCCTACCAGCTGACCGACGAGTGGTTGCTGGGTGCAAACCTGACCGTGGCATCTGGTACTCCCAAGACCTGCCTGGGTTATTACGGTACCGACCAGAGTGCGGCCGAATACGGTACGTACTATCACTGGTGCGCCGGCAAGCCTTCACCGACGGGTAGCGCGGGTCGCTTCCCGTGGTCGGAGATCCTGAGCCTGAGTGCGGAGTATCGTCCGGAGTGGGGCAAGAAGCGCTTGGCGTTCACTGGGATGGTCTATAACGTGCTCGACCAGCAGCGTGTGACTCGCTGGTACCCCTACTACGGGACCAGCAGTTCGGTCAATGCCAGCTACGGGAGGACGATGGCGACCACCGCCCCGCGTTATTTCCGTTTTGGCGTGCAGTACGACTTCTAAGCGATCAGGAAGTCCGGTTGTGTAGTCTGGATGGCCGCCTTTGGGCGGCCATCCTTTTGATGGAGGTGTGGTATTGGGCGTCACGACATTTCTTCAACAGGCTCAGGCTGCGGTGACGCGCCAGGATTGGGGGCACGCGCGGCAGCTTTATCAGGCCGCCATGGCGCTGCAGCCGGATGAGCCCGGACTGCTGTTGCAGTACTCGCAGATGGAGTCCCGGGCGGGTCGTTACACGTCGGCGCGCGACAGCACGCTGAAGGCTGCGCTTTCCCCCGGGGGCGATCCGGGGCTGGCTTTGGCAGTGGCGTCCCGATTGCGCATGTTCAATGAAGGGCCAGCGCTGTTGATCTACCTGCAGCGCTTCTTGCCTGTGCAGCGCATGCCGTTGCCCTTGTTGCTAGGCTTCGCGGCACAGTTGAGCTATCTGAACTTGCAGGAGCGCGCCCTGGAGTTGCTGGACGAAGCATGGCGCGCGGACCCTGATTACCCTCCCACGCTGGTATCGCGGGCCCAGGTCCTGATTTATCTGGGGCGTTTCGACACGGCGCGCACGGCTCTTCAACACTGCGTGCGTCGAGCGCCGGAACTGGCTCAGGCCTGGTGGCTTCTGGCACAGATTTCCGCAAAGGAAGAGGCGTCCGCGCAAATCGGGGCGATACGCCGGGTCATGGCCAAAGGTCACTGGCAAGCGCGGGACGCGGCGTTTTTCCAGTATGCACTGCATCACCACCTGGATCGGTTGGGCGACCACGAGGCCGCCTGGTCGGCCCTTCAGGGTGCCTGCATGGCCATGCGGGCGCAGGTCGCATATGACCCGGCGCAGACGCACGATCTGTTCCGTGCACTCATGGCTCGTTCTCCACGGACGACACCTGGTGCGGCGGATACCAGGCGGACTCCCATCTTTATCGTCGGACTGCACCGGTCGGGCACGACGCTGCTGGAACAGTTGCTGGATGGCCATGATGGCGTTCGGGGCATTGGCGAGCTTTACGACTTCACCAGCCAATTGCGTCTGGCAACTGATCACCACTGTCGTGGGGTCCTGGATACGCGCGTGATCCAGCTCAGCCAGGAAGCCGACCTTGGCGCGGTGGGCCATGGCTATCTCCAAGGGTTGGCATGGAGGTTGGGTGACGCGCGCCATTTCACCGACAAGTTGCCGTCGAATTTGCTCAATGTCGGATTGATTTGCGAGGCGCTGCCGCAGGCGAAGATCCTGCGCATGGTGAGAGACCCGGTGGAAACATGTTTTTCCAATCTGCGCGAGGTGTTTTCCGATACGAACCCATGGTCGTACGACCCCTTGGAAATGGCCAATTACCATCGCTGGTCGGACACACTGGCGATGCACTGGAAACTGGCTTATCCGGGACGTGTGCTGGATGTCGACTACGCCGCATTGACCCGGAGTCCTGAGCGCGTACTAAGGGAGGTCGTCGCATTTTGTGGGCTGGATTACCAGGCCGGCATGCTGGACATCGGACGGCGCACCCGGGCGGTGGCGACTGCAAGCGCGGTGCAGGCCAGGCAGGGTGTCAGGTCTTTGGAAGTGCCCAAATGGGCACCGTACCAGCACCATTTGGCTCCCATGATCGAGATCCTGCAGCGGGAAATGCCTGGAATGGCGCTGTGACATTCTCCTGGAACGGATAGTTGCGACCGGCGGCGCTTTTGGTGCCGCCAGCGTGGTGCCATGTTGTACGCAGTTAACGGAGTCATCCCATGAATACCCAAGCCAGTTCCGCACGCATCCTGCGTACCGTGCGTGGCCAGCCGACCTCTGATGGGGCTGGCGTCAAGCTCACCCGTGTCATCGGCACCCAGCAGTTGCCTGACCTGGACCCGTTCCTGATGCTGGACGAGTTCGGCACCGACAAGGCCGAGGACTACCTGGCCGGTTTCCCGGAGCATCCACATCGCGGGTTCGAGACGGTGACCTACATGCTGGACGGGCGCATGCGCCATCGCGACAACCACGGCAACGAAGGTCTGCTCACGCCGGGCAGCGTGCAGTGGATGACCGCCGGCCGCGGCCTGGTCCATTCGGAGATGCCCGAGCAGGAGTCCGGCCGCATGCGCGGGTTCCAGCTGTGGGTGAACCTGCCGGCCAAGGACAAGATGACCGACCCGAAGTACCAGGAATTCGCACCCGACAGCATCCCCGTGGCAACCCCTGCGCCGGGCGTGCAGGTCAAGGTGATCGCCGGTGCGGTAGGCGAAGTGCTCGGCCCCATCGTGCAGCCGGCGACCGATCCGGTGTACCTGGACATCACCCTGGATGCTGGAGCCAGCTGGGAATACGCGCTGCCGGAAGGGCACAACGTGTTCGCCTACGCCTACGAAGG
Proteins encoded in this window:
- a CDS encoding CYTH domain-containing protein, which translates into the protein MGLEIERKFLLANEAWRAAAHRAIPMAQGYLNDLSVVAGGAQKASVRVRIEGDTAALNLKSRETGHTRQEFEYPIPVADAQALLKLCVGGLVEKTRHLVTVGEHLWEIDEFAGENAGLVVAEIELGHADEAFERPAWLGRQVTDSLRYYNLALADRPYSQWSEDERRAADVA
- the nagZ gene encoding beta-N-acetylhexosaminidase produces the protein MLVIGIAGTKLAANERHWLQHDAVAGVILFARNFASRQQVTQLAASIREAAPRPLLVCVDQEGGRVQRFRDGYAALPPLETFGAQYATDPKGALEQAHDHAWLMASEVRASGVDLSFAPVVDLGRGNKAIGNRAFHADPQVVAAFTRAYVRGMHDADMAATLKHFPGHGTVLEDTHFDDATDPRPLATLQAEDLVPFAAGIDAGADAVMLAHVVYPAVAPEPAGYSPRWINLLRQDMGFRGVVFSDDISMAAAHSAGGVAQRVALHLDAGCDVVLACHPEVVEDALRAVEGRSLNTAALIGLIGRGPRAWEGLLADTRYEPALARLPSSKGTA
- a CDS encoding hypoxanthine-guanine phosphoribosyltransferase, translated to MSDTAPTIRQALANADLLVDRPTLDAAIAAMADAIAADYAGEVPMFLTIMHGGLQFAGQLSLELGARNQDLQFDYLHATRYRGETEGGELVWKHRPATALYGRRVLLVDDILDEGHTLMNVRAWCLEQGATDVRIAAMTVKQHDRCVQGIKADYVGVTVPDRYVFGFGMDVHELLRNLPAIYAMKEDA
- a CDS encoding S-methyl-5'-thioinosine phosphorylase; the protein is MSQHIDLAIIGGTGVYKLATLDDVDTRHVETPYGAPSGPVRVGTVLGKRVAFLARHGEGHSLPPHKVNYRANLAALKSLGATRVLALNTVGGITERFGPRVLACPDQLIDYTWGRISTLCEEGGDVLHVDFGDPYTPMLRHKILAAARVTGVKVVDGGCYGATQGPRLETKAEIARLRRDGCDLVGMTGMPEAGLARELGLDYACLAIIANWAAGCGTGEEITMAEVLANVDAASAGMAELVGELARG
- a CDS encoding cold-shock protein, with amino-acid sequence MPYGTVKWFNDAKGFGFIAPEDGSADVFAHHTAINAKGFRTLLEGQRVSYEVTQGPKGAQASNIAPVTE
- a CDS encoding TonB-dependent receptor, which codes for MSGSVVPVTLYAQSTTGSVYGSVTAAQGDNILIQGAGVNRVVSIDASGRYSMGSLPVGTYKLTLRKGDQIVSTRSDVELRVNTGTEVSFGDAAELGTVTVHGTRSAALDMSSVSSSSVVTARELAILPVGRSAEAIALLAPGAIQSAGVFTGPTGTSLVSLGGASVTENAYYINGLNTTDPISGFGGITLPYGAIDQQEVLTGGYGAQYGRADGGVISQVGKRGTDEWHYGFSAEWTPASLRSDQTDIYYPNNGRTTDGKIYQRRSGSSNYQTRYSAYAGGPLIADRLYFFGAIEGARQAGNSVASTSYGYNTEYAYTDPKAYVKLDWHINDNNLLEFTGIKNKHQYSGIQYDYDSTTGTTGDFLAYDTHTKVNATDWVSKWTSYLTDDLTFTAQYGRQRVNYASVTPGLDNSLTYVSNITNQNLALTPDGEYVSSAQTSAYADNTSKVAGVKDLRLELNWKLGNHDITVGIDNHDTYDYNDGDTYSGSGYIWSYGYDTSGAYLVGDDSSSTVWVDPVPASANGYYVSKVTYSTSASVEVRQRAQYIQDNWQFTDNLLLSLGLRNDQFTNYNSDGQAYVRLTTPQWAPRLGFSWDVKGDQSMRIYGNAGRYYLAMPTSVALRGASGSLYTTEYFTYTGIDSNGIPTGLTAIDSSTGGAVSANNEYGQAPDAATVAASSLEAQYQDEYMLGFGSKLGDTSWVYGAKATYRQLKNAIEDTCDMTTLSAVATEKLGYDVDLAADGYGCLLFNPGKTNTFRVANSSGGYDSFTVTSDELGMGKAKRNYKALELFLERPFDGKWYAKVDYVWSKLQGNTEGQVNSNTGQDDVSMTVDFDYARLMEYSNGYLANDRRHTLKAYGSYQLTDEWLLGANLTVASGTPKTCLGYYGTDQSAAEYGTYYHWCAGKPSPTGSAGRFPWSEILSLSAEYRPEWGKKRLAFTGMVYNVLDQQRVTRWYPYYGTSSSVNASYGRTMATTAPRYFRFGVQYDF
- a CDS encoding sulfotransferase, which codes for MGVTTFLQQAQAAVTRQDWGHARQLYQAAMALQPDEPGLLLQYSQMESRAGRYTSARDSTLKAALSPGGDPGLALAVASRLRMFNEGPALLIYLQRFLPVQRMPLPLLLGFAAQLSYLNLQERALELLDEAWRADPDYPPTLVSRAQVLIYLGRFDTARTALQHCVRRAPELAQAWWLLAQISAKEEASAQIGAIRRVMAKGHWQARDAAFFQYALHHHLDRLGDHEAAWSALQGACMAMRAQVAYDPAQTHDLFRALMARSPRTTPGAADTRRTPIFIVGLHRSGTTLLEQLLDGHDGVRGIGELYDFTSQLRLATDHHCRGVLDTRVIQLSQEADLGAVGHGYLQGLAWRLGDARHFTDKLPSNLLNVGLICEALPQAKILRMVRDPVETCFSNLREVFSDTNPWSYDPLEMANYHRWSDTLAMHWKLAYPGRVLDVDYAALTRSPERVLREVVAFCGLDYQAGMLDIGRRTRAVATASAVQARQGVRSLEVPKWAPYQHHLAPMIEILQREMPGMAL